From Fusarium musae strain F31 chromosome 8, whole genome shotgun sequence:
CTGGCGTTCATGTTATGCACAATGATGCGACTGGTGAACTGCGTCTCGAACCTACCGACCACGCAGTTCCGTCTGCAATTCAGGACGATGTTGAGTTCATTGATTTGGCTCCATCTCAGAAAGCTGGCAAGACCAAGCACAGCCGTGCAGTCAAGCCAGTTCTTGATACTCTGCCACCGCCATACAAGCTTCCAGTGGCAGATGATCTGCGCAACTGTAGCGAAAGCTGGACTCCAGCTTGTATCCGGAGTAAGTAAAATAGAGAAATCTTTTACTGTTCCTTACTAACTGATAACAGAACTCTACGGTGTTCCTCTGGGAACCAAGGCCGCGAAGAATAACTCAATGGGTCTCTTTGGATACGGCGACCCATACCAGCCAGCTGATCTCAACCAATTCTGGGCAAAGCATGCACCCTTCATCCCCAAGGGAACAAAACCCAAAgtcaagagcatcaacgGTGCCGTAGCAGAAGGAGAACCCCTTGAAGGCGAAGAGTTACTCGACATCGAAATGTCGTACCCCATTGTTTATCCCCAGACCGTTACCATGTTCCAGGTTTCCTACAACAACAAGGGAGGTCTTGCAAATGACTTCCTCGACGCTGTCGACGCAAGCTACTGCAAATATGACGGTGGTGATGATCCTGATCTTGATCCTACATTCCCTATCTTTGGTGGTGGCTTCCAGGGCCCTGCTATGTGCGGCAAGTATCAGGTCACAAACGTCGTTTCAATCTCCTTCGCGATTGATGAGCAGACTCTGCCTCGCCGTTACATCCAGCGTCAATGCCACGAGTGGATGAAGTTGGCTCTCAGCGGTGTTAGTgttcttgtcgctgctggAGATCGTGGTGTCCAAGGTGCTACACAGTGTACGGTGAATCCTTATGATAACAAGAAGGAAGCTTTCAACGCTCTTTTCCCGGGATCTTGTCCCTACGTCACAGCAGTTGGAGCGACACAGGTCAACTTTACTGGCAGCAGAACCAATGAAGTTGCCGTCTTTGATCCCAAGCACAATTTTTACTCTGGAGGTATCTTCATTCATAGAACAGTGGTGATATCTTTGCTGACGTATTCTAGGCGGTTTCAGCAACATGAACGCACAGCCAGCTTACCAGCGCAAGGCTGTCACTAGCTATCTCGCCGCTAACAACCCCCACTACCCCAAGGGAACATACAACATCTCCGGACGCGCTTTTCCTGATGTCGCGCTCTTGGGGGCGAATGTCACCTTCCTCCAAGATGGAAAGACTACGATCAGTGGAGGAACCAGCGCTGCAGCTCCGATGTTCGCTGCGATGATCAACAGGATCAACGATGAGCGATTGCTAGCGGGGAAGAAACCAATCGGTTTCTTGAACCAGATTCTGTATCAGCATCCTGAAGTTTTCACTGATGTAAGTGCACTATACACTAAGCATTGAGGACTTTTCTAATGTTGATAGATTACCCAAGGCTCTAATCCCGGTTGCGGCATGGCAGGGTTCCAGGCGGCCAAGGGATGGGATCCGGTCTCGGGAATGGGCTCACCCAAGTTTCCCAAGCTTCGGGACTTGTTAGTCAGCCTTCCTTAGAACAAGGACCTTCATGTAGATTGCAGTAGATATAAGTATTAGAATTCGACTTCATAATAATTTTTGAATAATTGATCGCAGTGTCAGTCTGCTGCCTAAAGGCTAAGCAGGATGTTGCATGTCACGTGCAGCTGCCTAATGTTAAGCCGTGATCAAGCGTGAACttttcatccttctcaactcatcaacctcaactctACGAACAACATGGACGCCGCTCTCCTTCCAATCAATGACCAAGTCGCTCGATTTCGCCAAGCAATAGAATGCAACAAAACACTCATGGCCGTTTTATCGCGCGCGGCTGAAATGAAGCTGCCCAATTGGTACCTTGCCGCTGGTGCACTCACGCAAACGGTTTGGAACGTCGTTACCAACCGCAACCCAGAACTTGGTATTGACGACTACGACTTGATCTACTTTGACGACTCAGATCTCTCATGGGAGGCTGAGGATGCTGTTATTCAGGCCGGCAAGAAGATCTTTGCGGATATCCCTACTGAAGTTGAGATCCGCAACCAAGCACGCGTGCATCTCTGGTATGAGAAGAAGTTTGGCAAGCCGTGCCCTCAGCATCGATCCAGCGAGGCATCTATGACTACTTGGGGGACCAATACGGCACTTATCGGCGTTCGATTGAGAGAGGATGGAGAATGGGATATCTTTGCGCCATGGGGATTCTCGGACATGTTTACCCTGACGGTGCGCCCGAATCAGTTGATCATGACAGAAGAGACATATCACAAGAAAGTACAGCGTTGGACTAAGCTGTGGCCCGAGTTGACAATCATGCCTTGGAAATAATGTATGTTATAATCTCAGTCTAGACAAACTTTTGCTATAGAGCTATTAGACAATGATAGATTCGGAGCAGACCTTATTAGACTCCATGCGCACTAAGTCTATTCaaatctccttcttgggtCCCACGTAAATCTTGTTAGCACGGAGGAAATAGTAAATGGTAGCCAAGATACCAATCCCGCCAGTCATCAGAGAAGCGTAGTTCATGCTCTTAGCATCGActggagttgaaggaggcCACAAGCTAAAGAACCAGACAATGGTGATGAAAATGCAAGCaaaggtgttgttgatgatgccaaACATTCCCTTGAGGTGCCAAGGACCCCATTCGAGAATTTGTCCGTCGCCGTGAATATTGCGGATCTCGTAGTTTTTGTCGCAGCGACGgtagagaagaaggatggcgGGCATGAAGTATGATGCGTAGAGGCCGGAGATGGCGACTGAGACGATGGCGTTGTAGACAACTGATGAtccgaggttgatgagaccGATGATGCAAGAGATGACACAGGTGGTAGTGATGGACCAAACGGGCATGTTGGTGCGGCTCTCGACCTGATAATTGTTAGTTGGTTATTATAGATGGGGCAATTGAGCGTACCCTTGAGAGAAAAGGTGAGAATGGCAGAGCATTGTCACGAGCAAATGCCCAAAGCATACGCGATGTCGAAGCAATGACACCAACAGTAGCAGATAGGGTCATGACGATAATGAGTGACACCATTCCGGCGGTTCCGGCCTTTGATCCGGTGGCTTGATAAAAAATCTCCATGAAGGGGTAGCCAGTTGGTGTCTCGATGGCTGCGTCGATGTCGGTAGCGGAGTAAAGCATGGCGATGACCAtaccaaagccaagaaggccgttGATGGTAATACTACCCATGATGGAACGGGGGACGATCAGCGAGGGGTTTCTAACTTCTTCACACATCTGCGACATGGTTAGTAACATAGACATCATTTGAGAATGGTGGTCCTTACGTGAAAGGAGCAGTCGACACCTAATAAACGTGAGTTGAGTGAATGATTGATGCCGGAATCGGGACTTACCAGTGAATGAAAAGACACAGCCCAAAAGTCCAACAAACCATGACAGACCTTGAGTGGGCCAATTGCCCGAGTTGCGCCATTCAGTAAACACTTCAGTGCCATTGTCATTGTCGCGAAAGACAAGAAGCGTAATGAGAATAGCAAAGAAGCCGATAAGGTGCAGAATCAAGATCATCCCCTCCAGAATCGGAAGTAAAGCGCTAACGACAGTGTTAATAATGATAGCAACCAGGACACAAGCCCAGATCATCAAGCTACCATGCCACGTCTTCGCATCATAAGACGGCGTCGTAAAGATAACAAGACCCTGAATCATCGTAGCAGTAAGGAAACCCGCAGCAGCAGACGTTCCCTGCCACCCAGCCAAGTTCATCCATCCGGTGATGTAGCTGAGATATTTCGAGTATCGTGGCGGCGCAAGCATAGCGACCCAGTGGTACTGGCCAGCAGCCATCGGGGCGATCGACACGAGTTCGCAGAGACACGCGAAGGAGCTGAGGACGCCTACCCAGACGAAGATGTAGCCGTAGATGAGACCCGCGCTGCCTCCGTTGCTGAGACCGGGCGCGAAGTTCATGAGGGTTCCCTCCCAGGTGACGAGGACGGCGCAGCTAAAGCCTAGGATTGTCCAGCCTCCAAAGTTTCTCTACATTCGTGTCAATTACATTTCAAAGGGGTAAATTGATGTTGTATACCTTGAGGACTGATTTCTTTCCAAGCTTTGCCAATTGCGCATTGTCCATGTGATCCTGATCACTAGACACCGAAGCGTCTTCGACCGTCGATCGGGGATGTTTCGCAGCAGGCATATCGTTGAGTTCGAACTGAGTAGCCATAGTGATCGTCGTCAAAATGGGTACAGAATTGATGCAAGAAAAAAATATGCAGTCTGCGCTGCAAATAAATGAATGACCCTCAAGATGGGGGAGGGGAGTTGGGGGAAAGgttaaaaaagaaactctGTCTGCAgcaaataagttaaatacaACCCATCCCATGCCTGTCAGATGTGACAAACAGTTCGGCGAACCATCCCTGGCGGTCGTGGTAACGGTACAGGTGGAACGCGAAGTAGAACCACCTGTTGGCGCTACAGCCGAGTAGGGGAGGTATTCCCAGCTTTGCATGAGGCGTGCATATCGCGTAGGATGAAACTACTGTACGAACGAACGGGAGAGGCAGAGTGGACAGAGGTATTTGATCCTTGTTATCTTCAGGGACATGCATTGCGCCACACCATTTAAACCATCCCACTTTATTTACAAGGATTCGGCCCGCCCATTATCAATGCTAGAGACATATACCGGTACCAACCGCAATTAAGATCCGAGTGGTCACTCAGTGTGCAATCCCAGCAGCAGGATCAACAAGGGCCTCCTGGCTATTCTGCCGCGCCGCAT
This genomic window contains:
- a CDS encoding hypothetical protein (MEROPS:MER0005329), giving the protein MYYHAAFVALLSARIVSALPQSQWKAVSGDEVVRAAVAFHQPKLAEAEALLMDISDPSSEKFGHYLELREVQDFFKPSDSSQKKVLQWLEDAGIDLSSVHLKKAAAVLEFSAPAKQIGKMLGAGVHVMHNDATGELRLEPTDHAVPSAIQDDVEFIDLAPSQKAGKTKHSRAVKPVLDTLPPPYKLPVADDLRNCSESWTPACIRKLYGVPLGTKAAKNNSMGLFGYGDPYQPADLNQFWAKHAPFIPKGTKPKVKSINGAVAEGEPLEGEELLDIEMSYPIVYPQTVTMFQVSYNNKGGLANDFLDAVDASYCKYDGGDDPDLDPTFPIFGGGFQGPAMCGKYQVTNVVSISFAIDEQTLPRRYIQRQCHEWMKLALSGVSVLVAAGDRGVQGATQCTVNPYDNKKEAFNALFPGSCPYVTAVGATQVNFTGSRTNEVAVFDPKHNFYSGGGFSNMNAQPAYQRKAVTSYLAANNPHYPKGTYNISGRAFPDVALLGANVTFLQDGKTTISGGTSAAAPMFAAMINRINDERLLAGKKPIGFLNQILYQHPEVFTDITQGSNPGCGMAGFQAAKGWDPVSGMGSPKFPKLRDLLVSLP
- a CDS encoding hypothetical protein (EggNog:ENOG41), whose amino-acid sequence is MDAALLPINDQVARFRQAIECNKTLMAVLSRAAEMKLPNWYLAAGALTQTVWNVVTNRNPELGIDDYDLIYFDDSDLSWEAEDAVIQAGKKIFADIPTEVEIRNQARVHLWYEKKFGKPCPQHRSSEASMTTWGTNTALIGVRLREDGEWDIFAPWGFSDMFTLTVRPNQLIMTEETYHKKVQRWTKLWPELTIMPWK
- a CDS encoding hypothetical protein (EggNog:ENOG41), which encodes MATQFELNDMPAAKHPRSTVEDASVSSDQDHMDNAQLAKLGKKSVLKRNFGGWTILGFSCAVLVTWEGTLMNFAPGLSNGGSAGLIYGYIFVWVGVLSSFACLCELVSIAPMAAGQYHWVAMLAPPRYSKYLSYITGWMNLAGWQGTSAAAGFLTATMIQGLVIFTTPSYDAKTWHGSLMIWACVLVAIIINTVVSALLPILEGMILILHLIGFFAILITLLVFRDNDNGTEVFTEWRNSGNWPTQGLSWFVGLLGCVFSFTGVDCSFHMCEEVRNPSLIVPRSIMGSITINGLLGFGMVIAMLYSATDIDAAIETPTGYPFMEIFYQATGSKAGTAGMVSLIIVMTLSATVGVIASTSRMLWAFARDNALPFSPFLSRVESRTNMPVWSITTTCVISCIIGLINLGSSVVYNAIVSVAISGLYASYFMPAILLLYRRCDKNYEIRNIHGDGQILEWGPWHLKGMFGIINNTFACIFITIVWFFSLWPPSTPVDAKSMNYASLMTGGIGILATIYYFLRANKIYVGPKKEI